In a genomic window of Diadema setosum chromosome 3, eeDiaSeto1, whole genome shotgun sequence:
- the LOC140246577 gene encoding histone H4, translating to MSGRGKGGKGLGKGGAKRHRKVLRDNIQGITKPAIRRLARRGGVKRISGLIYEETRGVLKVFLENVIRDAVTYCEHAKRKTVTAMDVVYALKRQGRTLYGFGG from the coding sequence ATGTCTGGACGCGGTAAAGGAGGCAAAGGACTAGGAAAGGGAGGAGCAAAGCGGCACCGCAAAGTTCTTCGAGATAACATCCAGGGCATCACCAAGCCAGCCATCCGTCGTCTGGCAAGAAGGGGCGGCGTGAAGCGAATCTCGGGCCTCATCTACGAAGAAACCCGCGGAGTCCTGAAAGTCTTCCTTGAGAACGTGATCCGCGATGCAGTGACATACTGCGAGCATGCCAAACGCAAGACGGTTACTGCCATGGACGTCGTCTACGCATTGAAGAGGCAGGGACGAACACTCTACGGATTTGGCGGCTAG
- the LOC140246578 gene encoding uncharacterized protein has translation MAASEAAKKTTKKKAPEHPPTQVMVNAAIGALKERNGSSLQAIKKYIAANYKVGDMDRQTIFIKRALRKGVANETLVQTKGVGASGSFKLNVKAAKAEAAEKARKEKQKAKVKADREKAKAKAAAKKEKAVAKKAKAAAEKKEKKKKATKKKPAKKTATKSEKTKTPKKKTAAKKPSKKATPKKVAKKTTTKSKAAKPKKPAAKKGAK, from the coding sequence ATGGCGGCTTCGGAAGCAGCAAAGAAGACGACCAAGAAGAAAGCGCCCGAGCATCCACCGACCCAGGTGATGGTCAATGCTGCTATCGGCGCACTGAAGGAGCGGAATGGATCATCGCTTCAGGCCATTAAGAAGTACATCGCAGCCAACTACAAAGTAGGCGATATGGACCGACAGACCATCTTCATCAAGCGAGCTCtgcggaaaggggttgccaacgAGACACTGGTTCAGACGAAAGGTGTCGGGGCATCTGGCTCTTTCAagctgaacgtcaaggcagcaaAGGCAGAGGCGgcggagaaggcacgaaaagagaagcagaaggcaaaggtcaaggcTGACCGCGAGAAGGCAAAGGCAAAGGCAGccgcaaagaaagagaaggcggtcgccaagaaggccaaagctgcagcagaaaagaaggagaagaagaagaaggcgacAAAGAAGAAGCCGGCGAAGAAGACAGCAACCAAGTCGGAGAAAACGAAGACGCCCAAGAAGAAGACCGCAGCAAAGAAGCCATCCAAGAAGGCAACCCCGAAGAAAGTGGCGAAGAAGACGACGACCAAATCCAAGGCGGCAAAACCAAAGAAGCCTGCTGCCAAGAAGGGTGCCAAATAA
- the LOC140226471 gene encoding histone H2B.2, embryonic, which yields MAPPSGQVAKKGSKKAAKAPRPNADKKRRRKRKESYGIYIYKVLKQVHPDTGISSRAMSIMNSFVNDIFERIAAEAARLGQYNKKSTISSREVQTAVRLLLPGELAKHAVSEGTKAVTKYTTSK from the coding sequence ATGGCTCCTCCATCCGGACAAGTTGCCAAGAAGGGTTCCAAGAAAGCTGCCAAGGCTCCCCGGCCCAATGCCGACAAGAAGAGgcgtaggaagaggaaggagagctacggcatctacatctacaaggttctgaagcaagtccacccagatactggaatttcGAGTCGCGCCATGTCCATCATGAACAGCTTCGTCAACGACATTTTCGAACGCATCGCCGCCGAAGCTGCACGTCTCGGTCAGTACAACAAGAAGTCGACCATCAGCAGCCGTGAAGTGCAGACCGCAGTGCGCCTCCTTCTCCCCGGAGAACTGGCAAAGCACGCCGTCAGCGAGGGCACCAAAGCTGTCACCAAGTACACTACATCCAAGTAG